The genomic window GCATGTATGGTCTGATACATGGTCCCTCTCCTTCCATAGGGACAGACCGGATGCTCCTTGTATTAACAGAATCCTAGATCGCTACAGGGCTCCCAAGATGATGAGTTTTCGTATCTGTTCTTGTTGCAGGGCAGCCTGTATCAGCAGACCCGACACGCATGCTGACATCGACAGTTGGATCAACTTCGCCATGTCCCGAAACGTGGAGAATCTGTCCCTGTATCTCGATGAGGATAAATATGATATCCCTGAATTCCTTTACATCAATTCCTCTCTCAAGCAACTCTACCTTGATTTCGGCTGCAAAAAGGATTTTATATCTCTGAATCCCAAATGTTCTGTGTCTTGGACATCCCTGAAGAACCTGTCATTGTATCATTGCAACATCTCTGATGAATCCATTGCTATTATTCTATCTGGTTGTCCCATTCTCGAAAgcttattgttgtttttctgcAAGAAACTGAAGGTCCTTGATCTCAGCAAATCACCGCGTCTGATAACATTAGAAATCACTCGTAGATGTCGAATGGAGCCAACACAGCTCGTTGCACCACATATCCGTTGTCTCAGATTGATAAACTCTGAGAAACCATGTGCTTTAGTTGATGTCTCCTCTTTATCCCAAGCTGAACTAGACATTACCGCTTACGCAATAGTTGATAATAAACTGGAGGCTGATTTTCATCAGACCATGGTGGTAAAGATGTTAGAAAAGTGTCAGAATGTGGAGAAGCTTACTTTGGGGGCAAACTTTCTTAAGGTATATGTTTTCACTCCTGATTTAGTTTACATAATTAGGCTCTGATTTTCAAGAAAACTAGTGTGTTTTTTGGTATACACTCATTtgtcttctgtttttttttgtttgttatagaTGTTATCTCTTGCCGAGCTCCGTGGTGTTTCTTTTCCAAAGTTGAAGGCTAAAGCTCTGATACTTGAGACAATGATCTCTCGATATGTTATTCATGGTATAGTAAAGGTGCTACAAAACTCGCCtgacttgaagaagctaaCCATACACCCAATGGGGTCTGCCGGCTCATATCCCATACCGGTAATTATGAATATTCCTTGACCCCGAATTTTGAATCATCATATTGAAATATACTTGCATTACAGGAAGAGCATATTGACATATACTTGGATTCTCATGGCTTGAATTGGGATCCATCCTGGAGCTCGGAGTTTAAGAACACTTCCCGCAGGAATGTAGAGTCAAAGCAAGTGGCTTCGTTTCTGCAACTTGTGCTTAAAACCATATCAACATTAGAGTTGATTGTCGCAAGGTTGGAAGGTTATATCAAAGGAAGACGTTTTGTAGAGTTGCGTCAGATGGTTCCAATGCTTCCTCGCAACAACGATGTCTCCATTGTGCTCAGCTCAAGAAGAAAACGATTCAGAGTGACTTAAGTCATTTTACATTTAAGTAGTACACTAGATGAAAatctcttgtttgtttttcttactgAAATAATCGAATTCtgttaaattgattttaagttgtgaaattgtttttacGTTTTACCATTTCCAATCTACTGGCTAACCTCGGAAAAACGGTCTAGTGAGCGAGCATTGCCTTGAGAAACAGTACCCGCCAAATCCAGCTCTCATGTACACAGTTTGATATTATTTCTTTCCAGTACTTTTGATTCAGCAACAGAGAGTTCTTTTCGGGCTATGTAAGAATCAATTTGCATTGTCTGCAGCCTATCCGGTGGGGAGCTGAGCCAAGGAGCAAGATTTGCTCCatatccattttcttcaattctaGTTATGCATGCCTTGAGATCCACGTACCtaagataaacaaagaatcagTCAGAGGTGACAAACCTAGGACAAAAGAAGTTGCGGAATCGAACAAATTTTGGCCTAAGGAACAGAAGCAAGGCATATCAAATATCACAAGTCTCAAGGTCTTGGATCTCTCTGAGAACAATCTTGATGGATCTCTCCCTTCATCTCCTGGGATACAGGCATGAAAGAATCTCTCGTAAGTTCATCTTCGCTTTTGCGTTTCATATACAGCTTCACTATCGTAATACATAACTTAGCAGTGAACTGGAAGAATTCAAAGCAAGGTCTTGCCAACAATAACGTCTGCCTCTACACTCTGATAGACCTCTCCATAACAAGCTATTCGGAGAAATCCCATATTCTTTAGGCAATCTCAAAAGCTTAaagcttttaaacctctcaTACAACGACATCTCTGGATTGATCCCACAAAGTTTTGGAAATCTTGAGAAGGTAGACCTTTCACACAATAACCTCTCAGGCGAAATCCCGCAGAAACTATCCAAGCTCAGTGAGCTGAATGTATGGAGTTGAGCAACAACAAACTTATAGGTAGAATCCATGAGAGTCCTCAGCTAGACAGATTGAACGATCCGAACATTTAcgcaaacaacaacaaaatatgtGGAATGCAAATCCAAGAACCATGCTCGACACAGACCAAGCAGCCAGAGAAGCAATGTTTTCATGGAAAGCTGCAGTCATAGGTTGTCCTTGTGGAATTCTAATGGCAGTTGTCTAAATGTATATGGTTGGCTATTTCAGAGactcatcaccaccaccaaggCGATCTCTCAAGAACAGATGactgaagaaatcaaaatctctgttttttttaaaacgaaaTGGAAGATTATTCAGATGCTGtaacattgaaaaataaaacagtcTGTTAGCAATCCCTATGAAGTGATGTTATCAAGAGAGTTAAACAAAGTAAATTGTCAAATCACTTTCCAAAAAGTTGTATTttgatcctctgttttttactCGATGAAAACAGAATCGTTTAATGTAAACATTGGCAGCATATaacaaattcacaaaaatCTGTGTCTTTTTGGTGACATCAAGGATTTTAAGATAACAGCAGAGATTTGTTAAGCAAAAAGATTGTTTAAACAAGAAATATCACCTTCTTGCGATGACGATCAGTGTGAGACATATATTCCAATGGAACACGAGCACCCCTAGAAAGCTTTGAAAGAACAGATACTAAATCTCCAAGACCGGAAATGTCCTCATTAGCAACCTTCTTTATGATACAAAAATGGTTGCAGATACAATTTCCATCTTACTTATCCTCACTCCTAAACTTAACAACTGCATACAAGTAGCCAATGCACAAAGTAATATCTAGCTACTTTACTATACCCAAGAGGGATCTAGAATGTCAATTGCATAGAGTCCATGGTCATCATCAGGGACCAATACTTCAATATTATCATCCAACGGCTCTGTATAACCTGCCAACAAAATAACATTCAAGTTCAAGATCTGCTTCATAACTCACTTTTCTAAAAGTCCATAGTCAAACACAGACAAAATCTTCTAAGTGATCCTCATCAACCATTTGCtttcagattttgattttggtgacAGGAATCGATTTGAGAAATAACCCCAAAACCTGAAATAGAATCAATTGTATCTAAAATGGGATTGAGAGACgtcaaaattgttttgaatagAATGAATTGTAcctaaaaacaacaactttcatcagattgagagaagaagacgaaaaactAATATGGAGCTAGCAACATGTATActatttcactttttttagagtttttcaACCAATCAGAAGGCTGTATTTCACCCCCACTCTCACAAAGTGAGCGTTGAGCGCGTGAGAGCACTTCTGTGGGTGTACCCCTTTGGAAATCATGCCTTTTTTAATCTACGCACTCCTCTCTGAAATCCCCATCGCGtgcaattgtttttgttttcttctcttaaccAGTGTAAACcgaaaccaaaatcaattcTAATTTAAACCTAACCgaaaaatcaatttcaatttcatataaGAACTCCACTATCAAATtaacaaatcatataaacGTAAGTCTTTaagtataatatttttattaaatcgCGGTACAAGCCTAGTCAGAATAtactgttttattttttccaaaacataaattatactataatttcattttgtcttaacagatatttaatttcattctATGTGCTATACTCTAATACTTAACAACTAATCGGAGCACTAAGaatatactaataaaaatcGCTTAGAAAGGCAAAACAAATTACTATCATCAGATTTCTTccccaatcttcttcttcatatccTTGAAGGAGAGAGTATAGAGAATCCGatccaaaaaccctaaaccccatTTCCCGCGGATTTTCTCCCAAGCTGATACGGAGATCAAATGGGAGATCCGTTGGAGAGGTTGGGTTCTCAGGCATCAATGGCTACTGAGTCTGTCATGAAGGAGGACTTGTGTTTAGAGATCGATCCTCCCTTAACTGAATCCGTTGCCACCGCTGAAGATTGGCGTCGTGCTCTCGGTAAGGTTGTTCCCGCCGTCGTTGTACTCCGCACAACGGCTTGTCGCGCCTTTGATACCGAGTCCGCCGGTGCTAGCTATGCTACTGGTTTTATCGTTGATAAGCGACGTGGGATCATCCTCACCAATCGCCATGTGGTTAAGCCAGGTGCGCCTTTTGACTTGTTGAGAAACGAGTGTCAGAAGATTAGCTGGGTTTCAAGAATTCATAAGAGATGATGTTATTGTTGTGGAACTGTAGAACTGATCATGGTTTTTcaaagtatttgtttttggattgtTCGATTTTCCATAGGTATTAGTTACATGTTTATCTAGAATGGCTTAGCTCGATATGGATATGGAGATTATTTGGTCATTCCTTCTGGGTTTGAGTAGACAGAGAATCTCTTTAGAGTTCAGTAAAATTGATTTGtaaattctttcttcttacgTAGGCCCAGTAGTTGCTGAGGCAATGTTTGTGAACCGAGAGGAAATCCCAATCTATCCTGTATACAGGGATCCGGTAAGTCATTTCGGTTTATGTTCGATCAAATGAGCATGCATCTGCAGGAGCTAGAATTTGTGTCTCATCTTTTTATGTTTACTTTTCTCCCTTCTCGACTTGTCCATTGTCATCAGGCTGACATTCTTTGGTATTCTTTTCAGGTCCATGACTTTGGCTTCTTTTGTTATGATCCCAGTGCTGTACAGTTTTTGACTTACCAAGAAATTCCTCTTGCCCCAGAGGCGGCTTCTGTTGgactcgaaattagggttgTTGGAAATGATAGCGGAGAAAAGGTAAGATACATAGGATGGCGGATTACTTCATATTTTAGACTgtatttttcagtttcatgTTATAAAAGCAGTCACTTACTCAACTTAGCTctcaatttaaattttgatgaGGTCAGAACTGTCTATCTATTGTTCAAGTTATTCTGTCAAATGTCAAACTTAGggtgcaaaaaaaaatgcattttaatatatgtttggtgCATTAAGACGCATTTATGGATAAGTAATGCTTCTGGTAACTGGAGTGTTGATTTGCAGGTTTCCATACTGGCTGGTACTCTTGCGCGGTTGGATCGGGATGCTCCACATTACAAAAAGTATCTCTGCTTCACTGCTCATGTTTTTTAGTTCTGCTTATTCCTCAAcatgaaaatttgtttgatgttACTTGATACTTGCATGAAATCTTCGTAATTTCATATAGGTAGTAATTGTTGAACTAGTAATATACCACCGGTACCTTTTATAGTTTCTTATGGCTACCtgctttgtaatttttattttattttttggtgcAGGGATGGTTATAACGACTTCAATACGTTTTATATGCAAGTAAAGTGACTCTGTCCTCTTTAATATTTATTGCTTTAAATTTTAGTCACTAACTTATTTTGAACTGAATTGCATGCTGTCACTCTGTGTCAAAgccttgttttctcttcttagtCGTGTCATGCTTATGGTTAATCCCTGTTTCCACAAAAATGTGTCTCTTACTCGTATTTACTCTAAAATATCACGAGTCTACCACTAGGGTAAAACTTTCCTGTTTGTAGCTTATTGTGCAATACACAAGTATGTTATGCTACTGTTATTCAAAGTGTAAACCTTACACATACGCTACTGTTTGTTAATATGGTATCTGTGTTTATAGGCAGCATCAGGTACTAAAGGTGGTTCAAGTGGTTCTCCCGTCATTGATTGGCAAGGCAGGGCAGTAGCTTTGAATGCTGGCAGCAAGTCGTCAAGTGCATCAGCCTTCTTCCTACCACTTCAACGAGTGAGCAATCTCTGTTTCTCGTATACTTGTATCGATGGTTCAGTTACGACTAGAATCGAGATGGTGTAACTTATTTAGTCACTGAAATAACCCCTGTAAATTCAGAACATTAGATTATTGTGTAGCTTCTGCTTCTGTCAAAGTTAAGAATTGATAAGTGTATAAAGCCTCCACTAGAGGGTTGTTTAATGTGCTTGGTATTCCGAAAAATAGTTCATGCTGGAAGTGTGTACAATGTTACGAATAAACTACACATCTACTTCAgatctcttcttttcatgtATGGGATCCTGAGAATCTAGTAGGAAACACTGGGAAAGTCAGACATGGTTCTGgatctcattttttttgttctttacaaATCATTTTGTATTTCAACCCCTATATTAATTTGAAGTTTAGTTAGAAATTTGCTTAAGACTTTTGACCAAGAATGGTTCTCTTGTTTGGAAGGTTGTTAGGGCGTTAAGTTTTCTCCAAAAAAGCATTGACTCGCGGACGGATAAGCCAAAAGCAGTTCATATTCCTCGTGGTACACTTCAGGTTTGTTTTTCCCTCTCTGATTTTTGAGACTCTTCATAGTGCCGTTACGAAAATTTCCGCGAATATCAacttttgactcttttttaAATAGCTGGGTTCAGTTTATTGTCTGAAAAACTACACATACCATTACATGTACATGGTATGTCAATTAAATGTATGCGATATGAATGTTGTGTTCAAATCCTAGAGGGAAAATATATACGTTGAAAATCGTGAATATTACTTGATATCTGAATGACCATGGAACTTTGATCTGGACTACTGTGGCTGGTGATAGAAAGAATATCCTTGGGATCTGAAATAGTTCATGGTTTAATTTCTATTCACTTTCCAACGATTGTTAGATTTGAGATTCAGAGGAAGTTCAATATCTCTTACTTAATTATTAGTTCTGGGGTTTTCTTATGTAAGCTTTTATCTGTTTTCTTGTGTACTTTAGATGACATTTCTTCATAAAGGATTCGATGAGATACGGCGACTTGGTCTCAGGAGCGAAACTGAACAGGTACATACTATTCCTTCTTACCATCATTTAGGGCATCAGCTTTCCTCGTGATGCTCACTAACACCTTACAAAATGCTATCTCTTGATCGTGTAGGTGGTTCGACATGCATCTCCAACTGGGGAAACAGGAATGCTTGTTGTCGATTCTGTGGTGAGTGCATTGCTTTATTAATAACATTCAatacaataattattttcaaagaatATGGCTATTGTTTAAGTGATGGTTAAATTCGAAACTTTTTATCCTAAATTTGATATGTCGTGATGGTAGGTGCCAAGTGGCCCTGCTGATAAACATTTGGAGCCGGGAGATGTTCTTGTTCGGGTGAATGGAACAGTAAGTTGTCTTGATTGCATCTTCTTAGTgagaatttaaattttttttgcctCAAGTAATCGAGAATTGTGATATCTTTTGCGGCAACATTAGTAAAGAAACGTATTGTTTAGAGATTGGTTATTACCTGGCCACAGAACGTATTAATCAGTGCACTTAGATTGTCTAGTTCCTTTTTCCTCAGTTTGCTAAATCTTCCTTTATGCGTTTGATTGTTATTACAGGTGCTCACACAATTTTTGAACTTGGAGAATCTGCTTGATGACGGTGTTGGCCAGATACTTGAATTGGAGATTGAAAGGGGTGGACAACCACTATCTGTTAGTGTATCAGTGAGTTCCATTCTTCTATTTCTAACTTTGGTTTTATGTTCCTCGTAGTCTTCTAGGATCTTGTGTTTAGTTTCTGCCCTGTCACATACTGACTAGAAAAGCAGGAGACTATGCAAAGACTAgaagtaaaatatatgtagccgtctcttctcttttattttggtcatTAAATTTGTTCTTGTAGCTCTTTTCGTTTCCCCTGATAGATGGAGTTCCTCAATACTTAATTTGCATTTAGAATTCTGCCTTAATGTGATTTATACTTCCTATCTATCATAAAAATCAAGAGCCTTATGTGTTTGTGTATTTCCTGCCACAGGTACAAGATTTACACTCAATCACTCCAGATCACTTCCTGGAAGTAAGCGGTGCTGTAATTCATCCGTTGTCTTATCAGCAGGTAACTTAACTATGACTTGAAAAGATATTATCTGGAAATTTCTGTGCCTGCATGCATGATATTCTTGTGTCGTACAGGTGGAACTGTTGTGTTTAATTATGGCTTGTAACTATTTAATGTTCTATTAGTTGGAGAATCATATCAACATGCtagatattttattcataataaATGCTGTGGATCCACTTTATCCCCCACACTGTCTTGCTAGATCTGATTATGGAAGCATAACTAAGTGAAATAGTGATGTGACTACACTACCTCCTGCTAATAAAGAAGCTTACACGTATTTCACTGACACTTTCTTATTGGCATTAGCTGATCTTAAAATATTGTGATTTAACAGGCTCGCAATTTTCGTTTTCCTTGTGGCCTGGCTTATGTTGCGGACCCTGGGTAATTCCCTCTACTTCCgccatcaaaattttcacgttttcttgatttatttttgactGATGTGTCAATATTCTGACATGTGAGCTTATTGTTAATGTAAATGATTACGTGTCTCTGTATTTCTGGATTTACTTTGAAGAGCTCTTTTCTATTCAGATACATGCTATTTAGAGCTGGGGTCCCTCGACATGCTATCATAAAGAAGGTTGCTAATGAGGATATTTCCAGTCTTGGAGACTTAGTATCTGTTCTTTCAAAGCTTTCTAGGGGTGCTCGTGTTCCATTGGAATATATGTCTCACACTGATCGTCATCGCAAGAAGGTGATATTTCTTGTTTAAACAATCTTTTTGCTTAACTTCCTAACCCACTGTAAGCATATACTTGTCAAAATTTGATGCTAGcatttatatatgatattttcttaggCTACTCCATATCAGCATCTTCATTCTTGCAAACAGTTTGTTGATTCTGTGATAATATTACCTCTCTACTCGGTGTTCCTAGTGTGTGAAATTTTGTGCTACTGCAGTGCTGCTAGATCTCTGTGATCACTTTTTACGGAAAACCGTTATCTTTAAGACTATAATTTTCACAACTGTGGATCTTTTTGCGTTAGCAACGTTCCTGTTATTAACATGCTTGCTTGTCCACGTTTCGTTTTGAACTCTATGTTAATACTCAAACGAGAAGTACTTATTGTCGGGTTCCATTCCTGCAGTCTGTGTTAGTCACGATTGATCATCATGAATGGTACGCTCCTCCTCAGTTGTATACCCGTAATGACAGTTCCGGTTTATGGGATGCGAAACCTGCAATTGAACCTGCTTCTGTTTCACCATCTATTGGTAATAATGGCTTTCCTATAAGCCAAGATATTTCTCTATGCCATCACGATACGGAACCCATGCATGAAGTGAATGTTCGTGGGGTTACTGATATTGCAGCGATTATGGAAACTTCTAGTGGGGATGGTTCTCAGAATGATTTTGGCTCagaagcaaagaaacaaagagttgACGAGGATTCTTCAGATGGGATTGCTGCAAACGGTTCCTTATATGGCAGTGAATTTAAATCTGATGATGCAATGGAAACAGATACTACAGTTTTAAGAGACTTCGAAGGTGCAACAGCACTGTCTGCTAATGCTTCATTGGCTGAGCGTGCTATTGAGCCTGCACTTGTCATGTTTGAGGTAAAGACGAAAACTTCTCTCAAAGTTATCAGTTTCACCAGCTGTTGAAATTTAATACTTTTTATGTGGTGTGCTATTTCtcactgtttcttttttgattcTTAGTAGTCAATTGATTTTTCATTCACAACATTTGATAATACTTGAGTAAGTTTGGGTGTATCAGTTGATTCAATAATTTGCACAGAAGATGGGTGTGTCACTGAACGTACCTGTATAAAATAGTATACAATGTTGACTTCAAGGTTCAGAGTTCCTACATCATCAAAGAGTACAATTTGATAACACAAAGTAGTTACTTAGATTATTTCTCAAGAACATGTTAGATTTGGTAACTACTTTTACAAGTCTGATAGATAACAATCTATGGAGGCTACAAGAAAACCATAGATGTATGACCTGGTGAACTGAATTACTATCTTGGTTAAATATGTTTCTGGTATATGCAATTTTAACTATTTCTTTATATcgtttttttggtaaaaagtAATTATACAGTAGTTCTTATTGTGATTCAAGGCAACTTGCATCTGTTGAATCTAAGTTCTCTTATACAGGTTCATGTGCCACCATCGTGCAGTCTTGATGGTGTACACTCACAACATTTCTTTGGG from Arabidopsis thaliana chromosome 3, partial sequence includes these protein-coding regions:
- a CDS encoding uncharacterized protein (FUNCTIONS IN: molecular_function unknown; INVOLVED IN: biological_process unknown; LOCATED IN: cellular_component unknown; EXPRESSED IN: 13 plant structures; EXPRESSED DURING: 7 growth stages; BEST Arabidopsis thaliana protein match is: DegP protease 7 (TAIR:AT3G03380.1).), whose translation is MSHTDRHRKKHLNNLPFRFKKNRDFDFFSHLFLRDRLGGAFHENIASLAAWSVSSMLRTLMDSTYKFVVAQLHTFSSLSLDSFCGISPERLLCERSTFSRFPKLCGINPEMSLYERPCFEFFQFTAKLCITIVKLYMKRKSEDELTRDSFMPVSQEMKGEIHQDCSQRDPRP
- a CDS encoding uncharacterized protein (BEST Arabidopsis thaliana protein match is: DegP protease 7 (TAIR:AT3G03380.1); Has 55 Blast hits to 55 proteins in 11 species: Archae - 0; Bacteria - 0; Metazoa - 0; Fungi - 0; Plants - 55; Viruses - 0; Other Eukaryotes - 0 (source: NCBI BLink).), with translation MVDEDHLEDFVCYTEPLDDNIEVLVPDDDHGLYAIDILDPSWKVANEDISGLGDLVSVLSKLSRGARVPLEYMSHTDRHRKKLRTLMDSTYKFVVAQLHTFSSLSLDSFCGISPERLLCERSTFSRFPKLCGINPEMSLYERPCFEFFQFTAKLCITIVKLYMKRKSEDELTRDSFMPVSQEMKGEIHQDCSQRDPRP
- a CDS encoding F-box/RNI-like superfamily protein (F-box/RNI-like superfamily protein; INVOLVED IN: biological_process unknown; LOCATED IN: chloroplast; EXPRESSED IN: 19 plant structures; EXPRESSED DURING: 9 growth stages; CONTAINS InterPro DOMAIN/s: F-box domain, cyclin-like (InterPro:IPR001810), F-box domain, Skp2-like (InterPro:IPR022364); BEST Arabidopsis thaliana protein match is: RNI-like superfamily protein (TAIR:AT3G18150.1); Has 2219 Blast hits to 2186 proteins in 33 species: Archae - 0; Bacteria - 0; Metazoa - 0; Fungi - 6; Plants - 2203; Viruses - 0; Other Eukaryotes - 10 (source: NCBI BLink).): MAACISRPDTHADIDSWINFAMSRNVENLSLYLDEDKYDIPEFLYINSSLKQLYLDFGCKKDFISLNPKCSVSWTSLKNLSLYHCNISDESIAIILSGCPILESLLLFFCKKLKVLDLSKSPRLITLEITRRCRMEPTQLVAPHIRCLRLINSEKPCALVDVSSLSQAELDITAYAIVDNKLEADFHQTMVVKMLEKCQNVEKLTLGANFLKMLSLAELRGVSFPKLKAKALILETMISRYVIHGIVKVLQNSPDLKKLTIHPMGSAGSYPIPEEHIDIYLDSHGLNWDPSWSSEFKNTSRRNVESKQVASFLQLVLKTISTLELIVARLEGYIKGRRFVELRQMVPMLPRNNDVSIVLSSRRKRFRVT
- the DEG7 gene encoding DegP protease 7 (DegP protease 7 (DegP7); CONTAINS InterPro DOMAIN/s: Serine/cysteine peptidase, trypsin-like (InterPro:IPR009003), Peptidase S1C, HrtA/DegP2/Q/S (InterPro:IPR001940), PDZ/DHR/GLGF (InterPro:IPR001478); BEST Arabidopsis thaliana protein match is: unknown protein (TAIR:AT3G03370.1); Has 8327 Blast hits to 7895 proteins in 2064 species: Archae - 65; Bacteria - 6254; Metazoa - 235; Fungi - 503; Plants - 137; Viruses - 0; Other Eukaryotes - 1133 (source: NCBI BLink).); the protein is MGDPLERLGSQASMATESVMKEDLCLEIDPPLTESVATAEDWRRALGKVVPAVVVLRTTACRAFDTESAGASYATGFIVDKRRGIILTNRHVVKPGPVVAEAMFVNREEIPIYPVYRDPVHDFGFFCYDPSAVQFLTYQEIPLAPEAASVGLEIRVVGNDSGEKVSILAGTLARLDRDAPHYKKDGYNDFNTFYMQAASGTKGGSSGSPVIDWQGRAVALNAGSKSSSASAFFLPLQRVVRALSFLQKSIDSRTDKPKAVHIPRGTLQMTFLHKGFDEIRRLGLRSETEQVVRHASPTGETGMLVVDSVVPSGPADKHLEPGDVLVRVNGTVLTQFLNLENLLDDGVGQILELEIERGGQPLSVSVSVQDLHSITPDHFLEVSGAVIHPLSYQQARNFRFPCGLAYVADPGYMLFRAGVPRHAIIKKVANEDISSLGDLVSVLSKLSRGARVPLEYMSHTDRHRKKSVLVTIDHHEWYAPPQLYTRNDSSGLWDAKPAIEPASVSPSIGNNGFPISQDISLCHHDTEPMHEVNVRGVTDIAAIMETSSGDGSQNDFGSEAKKQRVDEDSSDGIAANGSLYGSEFKSDDAMETDTTVLRDFEGATALSANASLAERAIEPALVMFEVHVPPSCSLDGVHSQHFFGTGIIIYHSSNMGLAVVDKNTVAISASDVMLSFAAFPVEIPGEVVFLHPVHNYALIAYNPSAMDPASASVIRAAELLPEPALQRGDSVYLVGLSRNLQATSRKSIVTNPCAALNIGSADSPRYRATNMEVIELDTDFGSSFSGALTDEQGRIRAIWGSFSTQVKYSSTSSEDHQFVRGIPVYAISQVLEKIITGGNGPALLINGVKRPMPLVRILEVELYPTLLSKARSFGLSDEWIQVLVKKDPVRRQVLRVKGCLAGSKAENLLEQGDMVLAVNKMPVTCFNDIEAACQTLDKGSYSDENLNLTILRQGQELELVVGTDKRDGNGTTRVINWCGCVVQDPHPAVRALGFLPEEGHGVYVTRWCHGSPAHRYGLYALQWIVEVNGKKTPDLNAFADATKELEHGQFVRIRTVHLNGKPRVLTLKQDLHYWPTWELRFDPETALWRRNILKALQ
- the DEG7 gene encoding DegP protease 7 — encoded protein: MGDPLERLGSQASMATESVMKEDLCLEIDPPLTESVATAEDWRRALGKVVPAVVVLRTTACRAFDTESAGASYATGFIVDKRRGIILTNRHVVKPGPVVAEAMFVNREEIPIYPVYRDPVHDFGFFCYDPSAVQFLTYQEIPLAPEAASVGLEIRVVGNDSGEKVSILAGTLARLDRDAPHYKKDGYNDFNTFYMQAASGTKGGSSGSPVIDWQGRAVALNAGSKSSSASAFFLPLQRVVRALSFLQKSIDSRTDKPKAVHIPRGTLQMTFLHKGFDEIRRLGLRSETEQVVRHASPTGETGMLVVDSVVPSGPADKHLEPGDVLVRVNGTVLTQFLNLENLLDDGVGQILELEIERGGQPLSVSVSVQDLHSITPDHFLEVSGAVIHPLSYQQARNFRFPCGLAYVADPGYMLFRAGVPRHAIIKKVANEDISSLGDLVSVLSKLSRGARVPLEYMSHTDRHRKKSVLVTIDHHEWYAPPQLYTRNDSSGLWDAKPAIEPASVSPSIAIMETSSGDGSQNDFGSEAKKQRVDEDSSDGIAANGSLYGSEFKSDDAMETDTTVLRDFEGATALSANASLAERAIEPALVMFEVHVPPSCSLDGVHSQHFFGTGIIIYHSSNMGLAVVDKNTVAISASDVMLSFAAFPVEIPGEVVFLHPVHNYALIAYNPSAMDPASASVIRAAELLPEPALQRGDSVYLVGLSRNLQATSRKSIVTNPCAALNIGSADSPRYRATNMEVIELDTDFGSSFSGALTDEQGRIRAIWGSFSTQVKYSSTSSEDHQFVRGIPVYAISQVLEKIITGGNGPALLINGVKRPMPLVRILEVELYPTLLSKARSFGLSDEWIQVLVKKDPVRRQVLRVKGCLAGSKAENLLEQGDMVLAVNKMPVTCFNDIEAACQTLDKGSYSDENLNLTILRQGQELELVVGTDKRDGNGTTRVINWCGCVVQDPHPAVRALGFLPEEGHGVYVTRWCHGSPAHRYGLYALQWIVEVNGKKTPDLNAFADATKELEHGQFVRIRTVHLNGKPRVLTLKQDLHYWPTWELRFDPETALWRRNILKALQ